One region of Culex pipiens pallens isolate TS chromosome 2, TS_CPP_V2, whole genome shotgun sequence genomic DNA includes:
- the LOC120414748 gene encoding NADH dehydrogenase [ubiquinone] 1 alpha subcomplex subunit 12, protein MARYVGLDKLGKLMKYVSDNGGIRASLYKLYRMDEMKAGRMVGQDKYGNKYFEDPSQFYGRNRWVEYAPHFNLEYDGSQIPADWFGWMHYKTDLPPNRDGSRAQYPWMMDHSENLSGTKNQYMPYSTTRPKVEAWDPKKASKSE, encoded by the exons ATGGCTCGTTACGTCGGTCTGGACAAGCTGGGCAAGCTGATGAAGTACGTGTCCGACAACGGTGGCATCCGGGCCAGTTTGTACAAGCTTTACAG GATGGACGAGATGAAAGCCGGCCGGATGGTGGGCCAGGACAAGTACGGCAACAAGTACTTTGAGGATCCGTCCCAGTTTTACGGTCGCAACCGGTGGGTTGAGTACGCGCCCCACTTCAACCTGGAGTACGACGGCTCGCAGATTCCGGCCGACTGGTTCGGATGGATGCACTACAAGACGGACCTGCCGCCGAACCGGGACGGTAGCCGTGCGCAGTACCCCTGGATGATGGACCACAGCGAGAACCTGTCCGGAACCAAGA ATCAATATATGCCGTACTCGACAACCCGCCCGAAAGTTGAAGCCTGGGATCCGAAAAAGGCGTCCAAATCGGAATAA